In a single window of the Acyrthosiphon pisum isolate AL4f chromosome X, pea_aphid_22Mar2018_4r6ur, whole genome shotgun sequence genome:
- the LOC103307755 gene encoding uncharacterized protein LOC103307755, with translation MSRSNINGATTRASSGSGNGNISKGQINGTISEFNLKVDDFSSWIERFELYVLLNEINSHKKKLMFLTLLGNDGYVLVRDLCTPFKPVDKSYDTLKEMLSNYINPKPNVLTERYKFKERKQGSEETISQFVTALKKLSQYCEFGNNLDDSLRDQVVYGIRDNNIKKRLMSEPELTFRKSVTLCLSMEAANNDVSHWEKQELNYQRGMKFKQNRQPWGQGKSKKAHRSDSMPNNQKDSTNNSSHGRKTVCFCCGKAGHTKPFCKYKHLTCTKCSKVGHLIKVCKAKSKAETVDVNFIKPFNIKLDVSGIIINFQIDTGSSITALSYSDACRVNLKLKDIQKSDISLRGYTGTLIIPMGYLKVSVKFHGKIEVLNLYIIKEGGPPIVGRDWIENLSLPIKGEVYSLSSKTEINIFEDFPSVFGDVLGCYKPKVFKLFLKVENIKPIFCKPRVLPFALKDKSSEWATPVVPVLKSDDRYPISRVGDLMAILQGASKFCVLDLCQAYQQLSLDEESQKLTTLSTHKRLFVFKRIPYGIASAPGILQRGMENILRNIEGTVAFDDGIIISGKSEKKVTKRLREVLERLCSVGLTVRKDKYKDGLHVPEARVKAITSVPIPCSVTQLKAFLGLVTYYGKFIRNMSTKANPLYKLLKKDIPFVWGKDQNKAFNEIKTCDASPTGIGAVLSHKLPDGSEKPIAFTSRTLNNAERAYAQIDKEALAIVYSVKYFHQYVYGREFILRTDHKPLVIIFGPKKGIPVMIANQLQQYAIFLSGYNYEIQFVKGIDNGNANALSRLPLDITIFVIHFFYLT, from the exons ATGAGTCGTTCAAACATTAACGGTGCAACTACGCGGGCTTCTAGCGGTAGTGGTAATGGTAACATTAGCAAAGGGCAAATTAATGGCACCATTTCCGAATTTAATTTGAAAGTTGACGACTTCAGTTCGTGGATTGAACGCTttgaattgtatgtattattaaatgaaattaattctCACAAAAAGAAATTAATGTTCTTAACACTTTTGGGCAATGACGGTTATGTATTAGTCAGAGATCTTTGTACTCCATTTAAGCCAGTAGATAAAAGTTATGACACACTAAAAGAAAtgttatctaattatattaatcctAAACCTAATGTTCTAACTGAACGTTACAAGTTTAAGGAGAGAAAACAAGGTTCAGAAGAAACTATAAGTCAATTTGTGACTGCATTAAAAAAGCTTTCACAGTATTGCGAATTTGGTAATAATTTGGATGATTCATTGAGAGATCAAGTTGTTTACGGTATCAGGgataacaacataaaaaaacgtttaatgTCTGAACCGGAGTTAACGTTTAGAAAAAGTGTTACACTTTGTTTGTCAATGGAAGCAGCGAACAATGATGTGTCTCATTGGGAAAAACAGGAATTGAATTATCAGCGAGGAATGAAGTTTAAGCAAAACAGACAACCATGGGGACAAGGGAAGTCAAAGAAAGCACACAGATCAGATTCAATGCCAAATAATCAAAAGGATTCAACGAACAATTCAAGTCATGGCCGTAaaactgtttgtttttgttGTGGTAAAGCAGGTCATACAAAACCATTTTGTAAGTATAAGCATTTAACATGTACTAAATGTTCTAAAGTAGGTCATTTAATTAAAGTTTGTAAAGCTAAAAGTAAAGCTG AGACTGttgatgttaattttattaaaccatttaatattaagttagaTGTAAgtggaattattattaattttcaaattgacaCTGGATCTTCAATTACAGCTTTGTCTTATAGTGATGCATGTAGAGTGAATCTTAAATTGAAAGATATTCAAAAAAGTGATATAAGTTTAAGAGGTTATACTGGTACTTTAATTATTCCAATGGGTTATTTAAAAGTGAGTGTGAAATTTCATGGAAAAATTGAAGTGttgaatttgtatataattaaagaaGGTGGCCCTCCTATTGTGGGTAGAGATTGGATTGAGAATTTATCATTACCTATTAAAGGGGAAGTTTATTCACTTTCATCaaaaacagaaataaatatttttgaagatttTCCTTCAGTGTTTGGAGATGTACTTGGATGTTATAAACCTaaagtgtttaaattatttttgaaagttGAAAACATTAAACCTATTTTCTGTAAGCCTCGTGTGTTACCTTTTGCATTGAAAGATAAA TCTTCAGAGTGGGCTACACCAGTCGTGCCTGTTTTAAAAAGTGATG acaGATATCCTATATCCAGAGTAGGAGATTTAATGGCAATTTTGCAGGGTGCGTCCAAATTTTGTGTTCTTGATTTATGTCAGGCTTATCAACAGCTTTCATTAGATGAGGAATCACAAAAGTTAACAACTTTATCTACACATAAAAGACTTTTTGTATTTAAACGTATACCATATGGTATAGCTTCAGCTCCTGGTATCTTGCAGCGTGGAATGGAAAATATTCTGAGAAATATTGAGGGTACAGTTGCTTTTGatgatggtattataatatctggaaaatctgaaaaaaaagttactaaAAGACTTAGGGAAGTGTTAGAAAGATTATGTTCAGTAGGATTGACGGTGAGAAAAGATAAAT ataaagaTGGTTTACATGTTCCTGAGGCTAGAGTTAAAGCTATTACATCAGTACCTATACCTTGTAGTGTTACTCAACTAAAAGCATTTTTAGGATTAGTAACTTATTATGGTAAGTTTATTAGAAATATGTCAACCAAAGCAAATCCTTTGTATAAGTTGCTTAAGAAAGATATACCTTTTGTATGGGGTAAAGACCAAAATAAAGcattcaatgaaattaaaa CTTGTGATGCTAGTCCTACTGGTATTGGGGCTGTATTATCCCATAAATTACCAGATGGTTCAGAAAAGCCTATTGCTTTTACTTCCCGGACATTAAATAATGCCGAACGTGCTTATGCACAAATAGATAAAGAAGCTCTTGCTATAGTTTATTCAGTTAAGTATTTTCATCAATATGTATATGGTCGTGAATTTATTCTTAGAACAGATCATAAACCTTTGGTAATTATTTTTGGTCCTAAAAAAGGTATTCCTGTCATGATAGCAAATCAGTTACAGCAGTATGCAATATTCTTATCTGgctataattatgaaatacaatttgtaaaaggTATAGATAATGGTAATGCTAATGCATTGTCAAGACTTCCTTTAGATATCACT atatttgttatacatttctTTTACTTGACCTAG